In Fragaria vesca subsp. vesca linkage group LG5, FraVesHawaii_1.0, whole genome shotgun sequence, the genomic stretch ACTCCCCTGTCCTTCTTCGCCAGCCTCTCCATCTTGTACAACCAACTCGAACCGCCTCCCACCATAAACATGATGGTTCGCCGGCGCCACCCTGAAGTCTTATCGACGGGCTTCTTCCCGCGCTCTGATTCGGACTCAGATGCCAAGACCGTCTTCATGAGAGCATCCTCATGCTGCGACCTTCAGCTCGCCGAGGATGAACAAGGCTTTGAGCTATATGCCCCCAACCACTTCGCCAAACAACTCGGCTTCTTTCAAGGGATCCCCTATCCACTCTTCCATTCGGTGAACAAGTACACCTCCTAGAGGAAGATTGGCGAGTCCGACCGGGTCACCCCGCTGCCGAACATTTTCCCTCTCACTCCTGACTTGCTCGAGATCGAGCCTTCACTGGGCGTTGACCCCGCCTATCTCTCTTGGTGGCGATCCTTGTCCGACAACCGTTGGGGGTTCCCAGATGATGCTGCCTTTGCTGCCATCTTTTATCCCCTATACGATACTTTGGGCGAGTCAAACCGCGTCATTCTTGATGTCCAGCGCGACCATGAAGAGAGCGGTTCAAAGGCTGCGACAGGGTTTAGGCCTGCGCTTCCACCAGTTCCCGCTACCCATCGCTCGACCGGGATCGTCAATCGAGAACGCGATCCCGCACCCGAGGTAAACCACCAACTATGTAAATTCCATACCGCCTTTACCACTTCAACAAAATGCTTCCTCCTAACTGTCCTGTCTACCTTTACAGTCTGCACCCCGTCAGAGATCGGTCAGAAGACCTGAGGGTGCCGGAGACAAAGGGAAAGCACCTGCTCAAGAGGAGCCCGCGGCGGACCATGACGGTGAGACTGCTCCCGTTATTCCCTGGCCAACAAGCGGCGAAAGCTCGCGGAAGCGCCCTGTCGAGGACGAAGAAGAGCTGCTAGAGGATGAACGATATCGGCAAGAGCACGCTTTGGTAAGCGACCTTTCTTCGAACCAAACTCATTAAAGTCAACAAACGATTTGCTAACTTTGTATTTGACAGGTTCGCCGCCGCATCCGACCTCGCCTCGCTGTCATTGAAGGAGCAACAGCGATAGTTGAAGTCCCAACCCCGGAACCAATCGTCGGAGATCAAACCATGGTTACCGAGGAAGTCGCCGTGCGACCCCCTTCTCCAACCGACGCTTTAGGCGAAACTGGCCCGCCTCCAGAGCCTACCTCGGCTCCTGCTCAAGATGAAAATCTCGGCCAGACCACCCGGCTTTCTGATTTTGCTGCCCCCTTGGCGGTTCCGCCAAAGGACCTTCAACTGGTGCTTGAGCCCTCTCCTTTGCAACCAGACTCAGCGGCCCAGACCACCGAAGAACCGACAGTCCCTACTCGGTCTGAGGTCCCACCGCCCGTTCCAGAGATTGAGACAGTTGTAGAGGTTGAACCAACCACTCCGGCCCCAACGAGAACATCCGGCGAGGCGGCTTCTTCTTTGGCTACCCAGACCGCTCGTCTTCGGGCCCGGATTACCCCGCCTGCCGATCCAGAGCCCATTCGCCTAGCCCGGGCTTTCTTTCACGGGCTACTGCGCCAAGGTCCCGACATGAACGTATTCGACTTGGTGAGGTGCGCCCGCGAGGTCCATGAAGCTCTGATTCGGCACCTCGCTGGGAGCAATCCTGCTCTAGACCATGCGTTGGAACTCACCGACGCTGTCGAGCTGCAGGCTTGCCGAGTTCAAGATGTCGGTGCCCAGTCGGCTGCTCACGATAAAATCCGCCAAGCCTTAGACAATCAGATAGCAGCCCTTTTAGCCGAGCTTGATGACGCTGAAATCCCTGAGGCATCGTCAGAGAACACATGCACTGTCTATGCTCGGCAAGTGGAGGCCCTGGAGGCTCAGATAGCGGAGATACAAGCTCAGCTTGCTCAAGCTCGTCAGAACTTGGCCCGAGCTGAAGAGGCAGAAACCCGTGTGCAGGCCGCGGAAGAGACCCAGGAAGCTTTGAACTCGGCTGCTGCTGCTGCCGACGAAGCCCAAGCCCAGGCGGATGTTGAAGAGTTGGCCTTAGAAGGCCTTCTCATAGATTTGTATAGGGCTTCTAGGCGGGTTTAGGCCCGATCAGCGCTTTGCCCCCTTTGTATGAACCTTTATAATAATATTATTATTAAATCAAATCTTTCTCGCTCTTGTCAACTCTTGTGTAAGAACTGCCTTCCCAGGAAAAAATCTTCTTCCAAGATTTGGTGGGAGTTTCCAATGCAACTACTCGCTTGGAACGCGGGTAGTCATTATGGAACAATGCGTCCGACCTTATCTCCAAAGCTCAAATCTCGGAGCAAATTGCTACATGGAGGACATCTGTTGAAAGGAAAATCACCTTTTTCGCCTATAAAAAGAAACGCTTGGCCGGGGCGAAGTACCAGTTAAGTCTTTGCCCCCTTGCCATGGGCTCTTATACCCTTCTGTACATCCTCTTGTCCCTGCTTAAAGCAAAGCCCCCACCTCACATTTTCACTCTTCGTTCTTTCTGATTCTGAAAATCTACTCTCAAGTCGGGAGTGATTCTGAAAATCTACTCTCAGGTCAAGCCTTTGTTTGGACAAACTAATGGTTGGGTACCTTCTGCCTTGCACCGATTGTTCTGTCCAAACGTGAGGCTCTCGAGGCTCCGCATCCGCTTGCGCTTCAGGTTCTGGTCAGTGCCCTTCAAGCACCTTCCAAGCATGACCGGTAACATGAGGGACCCTGGTCCAGTGGACCTCTAGCTTCCCAACAATTTGTCTTAGGTCCGGGCTGATGTCAAGGCTCGTGCTGGTCTAAAGAAGCAGGACGTTTGCCAACTTTAAACGAAAGATGCGGCGGCAGTCTCTTTTTCAACCCTGCAAGATATGCGGGTTGAGGCTTCCAATATCTGCAGATCTATGCCTTTGTTTGTAAACATAGTCTAATTTCACCCTTTCTGTCAATGTAGTTGCTTCGGCCGCAAAGCCGATGTTCGAAACTTGTATTGAAACAACGCCAAAAAGGGCAAAATAAATGAATTTATTGTTTTTTAGGGCCTCTGGAATAGGTCCCAATCTTGTACTGGCATTTGCGTTTAGACTTTGCACGTTTACAGAAAATGAAGAAAAATAGAGTTATCCTTATTTAGGACCTCTGGAATAGGCCCCAATCTTATACTGGCTTTTTTAGGCTAGTATGTTAAAACGTACTCTATCAGTCTTCTATCCCGGGTTGCCCCCTAGTGTTAGGCGGCGGAGCGAGAACGCGATGGCGCGTAGCACTATTGACAGTGGCGACGGGGCCTGGGGGAGGTGGAGGATCCTCGCGTTCCCAAACTCCTGCAATATGGCGCTTGAGGAAACGGCCATAAATAGGGTTACGATGAATGGTACCGTCTAAGTCGCGCAGGTGGTATGCCCCCTTGGGAAGTATACGATGAATAATAAAGGGGCCTTCCCATCGAGCGGACCACTTGCCCCGACCGTCGGTTTTTTCCCCAAGTGGGAGTACCGCGCGCCACACTTTCTGGCCCTCAGCATAGCTCCGTCCGCGTGTGACCTTATCATACGAACGTGCGATGCGTTGTTTCTCGAGGACGAGATTGTTGAAAGCGGTGACACGGTGCTCGTCAAGATCTTCAAGCTCTTGCCACATGACTTGGACGTTATCCTCGCCAAGTAGTTGATGCTGTTCCTGAACGCGGAGTGAAGCGATATTGATCTCAAGGGGAAGGACGACATCATGACCGTACATGAGAGCGTACGGGGTGGTATCCGTCGGGCCGCGCTTTGAAGTGCGGTAAGCCCACAAGGTGTGGTAGAGTTCCTCATGCCAGACACGCGGGTTCAACTCCAACATCTTGCGGAGGATGCCAAGGATGACCTTATTATTAGCCTCCGCCTAGCCGTTGGACTGTGCATAATATGGCGTAGAGTGGAGAAGCTTGATTCCGTAGTCGTTTAAGTACTTAACAACTGAATCAGCCATGAAAGCTGCCCCCCTGTCCGTAACGATGCACTCCGGGATACCAAAGCGGGAGATGATATTACGGAAAATAAAGTTGCGAACCGAGTTGGCGGAGGCAACCTTGAGTGGTTCGGTCTCGACCCATTTGGTAAAGAAATCGGTGGCGATGATAATGAACTTATGCTGCTCAGAAGAATGGGGATGAATGATGCCAACGAAATCTATCGCCCAACCGCGACCCGGCCAAGGTTTAATGATAGGTTGTAACGGGATGTTGGGAATGTGTTGCACTGGTCCGTGAGCCTGGCAGTCTTGGCAACCTCTGGCGAAGGCAATACAGTCTTTCAGAATGGTTGGCCAGTAGTACCCATGACGACGGATCAACCATCGCATTTTTGGCCCAGCTTGGTGCGAGCCGCAAACCCCACAATGGACTTCACGCAGGATACGTTTAGCTTCGTTCCCATACACGCAGCGGAAATCATTTCCGTCTTCCCCACGCAGCCGGAGTTCGCCATTGCGTAAAACAAAGTTTAAGGTGAGGAAACGTATTTTCCTGGAGTGAGCGACGTCATTGGGGTTCTGGAGGTAGGCGATAAATGGTAGCCGCCAATCCTCGTCGATAGGGTCCAAAGCCGCAACTTC encodes the following:
- the LOC101298804 gene encoding uncharacterized protein LOC101298804, encoding MEKLCLALYFAGCKLRHYMLAFTTVVIAQSDLVKYMLSRPILRGRIDKWILAMSEFSLQYTLYFDGSRTDTAAGAGIAIANPAGDRFSYSFQLDFKCTNNQAEYEALIISLEILLDLGVREVQIFDDSLLLVNQLVEKFKCLSSSIEPYLRKAFEVLDRFDNVYIEHIPREFNFAANELAQVASGLSLRDGVRERLLKVERRTLPSFIARGQFQADTPEVAALDPIDEDWRLPFIAYLQNPNDVAHSRKIRFLTLNFVLRNGELRLRGEDGNDFRCVYGNEAKRILREVHCGVCGSHQAGPKMRWLIRRHGYYWPTILKDCIAFARGCQDCQAHGPVQHIPNIPLQPIIKPWPGRGWAIDFVGIIHPHSSEQHKFIIIATDFFTKWVETEPLKVASANSVRNFIFRNIISRFGIPECIVTDRGAAFMADSVVKYLNDYGIKLLHSTPYYAQSNG
- the LOC101298522 gene encoding uncharacterized protein LOC101298522, which produces MLELNPRVWHEELYHTLWAYRTSKRGPTDTTPYALMYGHDVVLPLEINIASLRVQEQHQLLGEDNVQVMWQELEDLDEHRVTAFNNLVLEKQRIARSYDKVTRGRSYAEGQKVWRAVLPLGEKTDGRGKWSARWEGPFIIHRILPKGAYHLRDLDGTIHRNPIYGRFLKRHIAGVWEREDPPPPPGPVATVNSATRHRVLAPPPNTRGQPGIED